The Candidatus Gracilibacteria bacterium genome has a window encoding:
- a CDS encoding formyltransferase family protein: MGPIRDIGIFATGGKNPSEGGSGVRTLFERSPMTLNRVAVIVTNHENGGVATLYKEFNTERSIALEVIKDFPKREQDGEFSPTAKAEIMQIYRELKEKYGLKYIFLSGYIKQIFGLAAHEVVNIHPGPLGKYGGNGMHGNHVHEKIWRDYFDGKIISSAVTMHFVPSDIDDDMDTGPIIAQVPVSLEGCKSPSDIQKRVNAMEHRIQWQVSEYIIDEKITWSGVRGEPVHFEEGLTLDIDDMSFLLDGKTVDLSQGLGGYDNVVVRVGDNASGNFKEECDNALRETPAFQEGLLRQTATGAWETIIPSYKMPTRVKEDIDGVGTKVHIYLDMFEDLCQKYRDGKISEEACILQSRDICWVPMLHDLIAMNADDLRDGQMAVSVTNIIDINHLRGMRGRIFSQSMGKAMGLATREIGIGNVAGETAVVESGTIRSYSIAVEDLIRVFKEFPHPTTEQQEYINKNLAIHTKKIDDIENCIDFNIGGTVQGLIQGTKLVTIQECHVLVALYEKPDKNGIIGPRSNGITTIRNSMKDLTNTLHWPSMAFEDFLIFIGSDQAAKLPESLKRECAGLTLGQIATGTTTVFNSFVSRDLLGGLDGVPSVQLSSLTNVTGNPRHKIRNGLRGAENMVIDIDMTSAKIPQIIEIIQRLKSMPDEEAMSSWNMGVPYVLACPPSEVEKIVEKAQVRGIRAEAIGAVKAKTQGDPVILIRGVGIGNSIIAV, from the coding sequence ATGTGACCTATAAGAGATATTGGTATCTTTGCGACAGGAGGTAAGAATCCTAGCGAAGGATGAAGCGGGGTGAGAACACTTTTTGAGCGTTCTCCTATGACACTGAATCGTGTAGCGGTTATTGTGACAAATCACGAAAACGGGTGAGTCGCGACACTCTATAAAGAATTCAATACAGAGAGATCAATCGCACTGGAAGTAATAAAGGATTTTCCAAAAAGAGAACAAGATGGAGAATTTTCTCCAACAGCAAAAGCAGAAATCATGCAGATATATCGTGAGCTGAAAGAAAAGTATGGTCTCAAATATATATTTCTCTCTGGCTATATAAAACAAATTTTTGGTCTTGCTGCACATGAAGTCGTCAATATCCACCCTGGACCCCTCGGGAAATATGGAGGAAATGGAATGCATGGAAATCATGTGCACGAAAAAATATGGAGGGATTATTTTGATGGAAAGATCATATCAAGTGCTGTCACGATGCACTTTGTGCCATCGGATATCGATGATGATATGGATACGGGACCAATTATCGCACAGGTTCCTGTTTCGCTCGAAGGGTGTAAGAGCCCGAGCGATATCCAAAAACGAGTCAATGCTATGGAACACAGGATCCAATGGCAAGTTTCTGAATATATTATTGATGAAAAAATTACGTGGTCTGGCGTCAGAGGCGAACCAGTACATTTTGAGGAGTGACTGACTCTCGATATTGACGATATGTCATTTCTTCTTGATGGAAAAACAGTCGATCTCTCACAGGGGCTTGGTGGATATGATAATGTCGTGGTGAGGGTCGGAGACAATGCTTCTGGGAATTTTAAAGAAGAATGTGATAATGCCCTACGAGAGACGCCAGCTTTTCAGGAATGACTCTTACGACAGACTGCAACAGGTGCCTGGGAAACAATTATTCCATCGTACAAAATGCCTACTCGTGTCAAGGAAGATATCGATGGTGTAGGGACGAAAGTGCATATTTATCTCGATATGTTTGAGGATCTCTGCCAAAAATATCGTGATGGAAAAATATCTGAGGAAGCATGTATCCTACAATCAAGAGACATCTGTTGGGTACCTATGCTTCATGATCTCATCGCTATGAATGCTGATGATTTGCGTGATGGACAGATGGCAGTTTCGGTGACCAATATTATTGACATCAATCATCTGAGATGAATGAGAGGGAGGATTTTTTCACAGTCCATGGGGAAAGCTATGGGGCTGGCAACTCGTGAGATTGGTATCGGAAATGTCGCAGGAGAGACAGCTGTAGTAGAGTCGGGGACTATTCGTTCATATAGTATCGCGGTAGAGGACCTTATCAGAGTATTCAAGGAATTTCCACATCCAACCACAGAGCAACAAGAATATATCAACAAGAACCTAGCGATCCATACCAAGAAAATTGATGACATAGAAAATTGTATCGATTTTAACATCGGTGGTACTGTACAGGGACTGATACAAGGTACAAAACTTGTAACAATTCAAGAATGTCATGTATTGGTAGCCCTCTATGAAAAGCCAGATAAAAATGGTATCATCGGTCCTCGTTCAAATGGTATTACGACTATCAGAAATTCCATGAAAGATCTGACAAATACTCTACATTGGCCTTCTATGGCATTCGAAGACTTTCTCATTTTCATATGATCTGATCAGGCAGCAAAACTTCCAGAATCTCTCAAGCGAGAATGCGCTGGTTTGACACTTGGACAAATAGCGACAGGTACTACGACTGTCTTCAATTCATTTGTTTCTCGGGACCTCTTAGGTGGATTGGACTGAGTACCATCTGTACAGCTCTCATCTCTTACAAATGTGACATGAAATCCACGACACAAAATACGCAATGGACTTCGTGGAGCGGAAAATATGGTGATAGATATTGATATGACTTCTGCGAAAATTCCTCAAATTATTGAGATTATTCAGAGACTAAAAAGTATGCCAGACGAAGAAGCGATGTCTTCGTGGAATATGGGGGTGCCCTATGTCCTCGCTTGTCCTCCTTCCGAGGTTGAAAAAATTGTAGAAAAAGCACAAGTGCGATGAATACGAGCGGAAGCGATAGGGGCTGTGAAAGCAAAAACACAAGGAGACCCTGTCATACTTATTCGTGGTGTTGGCATTTGAAATTCCATTATTGCAGTCTAG
- the purL gene encoding phosphoribosylformylglycinamidine synthase, whose amino-acid sequence MADLKQHIFVIEETHTIRNAGDGIKNLQAQMGFVVQGDLNEAHIGLLEKVLKAQKTQHRNIPNGTNYSFAVATRSGALSAHASNIGRILYDVGLGGDITVEPVTFYDVTLSDPSDSHMKDILTARLHDRMTQGIYREGNGLTEIFTSKKPETIEYLDVVGNNGKEILKLWCQRVGTSLTDGMIDRLITVAKKYNRPLTDVECFAFAQANSEHCRHQTFCARWSIDGVKQEKSLMDFIKDTYRANPDRVVSAYTDNAAVFKRETDGKMKMLKVDSATKQYFFDDVEVYLTAKAETHNHPTTISPFPGAATGAGGEIRDEGAVGLGGKTAHGTATYIVSDSLFDDPYRVGQNPGLATPLEIMTQGPLGASSFTNEYGRPSTTGTFTAYSSRAGDIDFGFAKTTMAAGGIGMVEAKNAFKPKDPLSAGTKLLQIGGPCLRIGLGGASGSSGGLAGKDIDYSSVQRGNAEMQRRCQKVIDRCAQMKQNPILAIHDVGAGGIGNAFVELGEMGKQGAQFWLDKAPLGDPSLSAREIWSNEAQERYVLAVSPESYDEFIAICASEGVPCAWMGIITEGEEFHVTYFDDDIIRMKFNEFFYKESPIIEVESHKERYLVPLNITMKIDDAIKAVLSHPTVGDKSFLITIGDQTVGGLTTQNQMAGPWRVPVADVGVQKDGFGEKTGNAMVSAEALSLAPISPAASVRMAITEALTNLLAADISDIKNVIFSGNWMANLKDKAAFIDLRIAVEAASAFCRELGIAIPTGKDSFSMEAKWENTLQELKEKVRVGAPVVGLFTAFAPVADAKKTLTPYLQPRENTELLYIDLARGKQRMGGSILAQVHHQIGDECPDIDAESIKNLSRAIIQLKREGKILAYHDRSAGGLMATLSEMAFASHAGLDIDLSGICENTEETHLLKALFNQEAGIVIQISQEDKKRVMDVLGEFDLAHDTHVIARPQFTDNPDISVYHGNHEVFTDKTAELHRVWSTISDKIRMQRENPETVQSESHITHDYSRKAIEYKRTFDVSQHPAHSIISEYHATGKQKPKVAILRAPGTNGDQEMANKFTMAGFDAYDVNMNDLKSERFKLSDFQCLAACGGFSYGDTLGAGTGWAQSILCDEYLRKEFSDFFNRPDTASLGVCNGNQMMSQIKELIPGAAHFPSFQRNTSQVFESRSVDVIVSKSNAVVFRGMEGSVLPIVVSHGEGRAEGEHVETGIMQFVDTSGTPTDTYPYNPNGTSGGHTAYVNAGGNHVIMMPHPERVDDFDQIFYNLRAYAEEHNHST is encoded by the coding sequence ATGGCGGATTTAAAACAACATATTTTTGTTATAGAAGAAACTCATACAATACGTAATGCATGAGATTGAATAAAAAATTTGCAGGCACAGATGGGATTTGTAGTGCAATGAGATTTGAATGAAGCTCACATATGATTGTTGGAGAAGGTTTTGAAAGCTCAAAAAACTCAACACAGAAATATCCCGAATGGAACGAATTATTCTTTTGCCGTAGCGACTCGGTCAGGAGCTCTGAGTGCCCATGCGAGTAATATCGGTCGTATTTTGTATGATGTAGGATTGGGTGGAGATATCACGGTAGAGCCCGTGACATTTTATGATGTGACACTGAGTGATCCGAGTGATTCGCATATGAAAGATATACTTACTGCGAGACTTCATGACAGGATGACACAGGGTATTTATCGAGAAGGAAATGGACTCACAGAAATATTTACTTCTAAAAAGCCAGAAACAATAGAATACCTCGATGTAGTATGAAATAACGGGAAAGAGATCTTGAAACTCTGGTGTCAGAGGGTGGGGACATCCCTTACCGATGGTATGATAGACCGATTGATAACTGTTGCCAAAAAATACAATCGTCCTCTTACTGATGTGGAGTGTTTTGCATTTGCTCAGGCAAATTCTGAGCATTGTCGTCATCAGACATTTTGCGCCAGATGGAGTATCGATGGAGTGAAGCAGGAAAAATCACTTATGGACTTTATCAAGGATACGTATAGAGCAAATCCAGATCGAGTCGTGAGTGCCTATACAGACAATGCAGCTGTTTTTAAGCGTGAAACAGATGGAAAGATGAAAATGCTCAAAGTAGATTCAGCTACAAAACAATATTTCTTTGATGACGTCGAGGTCTATCTCACAGCAAAGGCAGAAACCCATAATCATCCAACAACTATTTCACCTTTTCCAGGTGCAGCCACGGGTGCAGGTGGTGAAATCAGAGATGAGTGAGCTGTGGGATTAGGAGGAAAAACCGCACATGGAACAGCGACCTATATAGTATCAGATAGTCTTTTCGATGATCCATACCGAGTATGACAGAATCCAGGATTGGCAACTCCTCTAGAGATCATGACTCAGGGGCCATTATGAGCTTCGAGTTTTACGAATGAATATGGGAGACCTTCCACGACAGGGACATTTACTGCATATTCCTCTCGGGCGGGTGACATTGATTTTGGTTTTGCAAAAACAACTATGGCAGCAGGGGGGATCGGGATGGTAGAAGCAAAAAATGCCTTTAAACCAAAAGACCCACTTTCTGCTGGAACGAAACTCCTCCAAATAGGAGGGCCATGTCTCCGTATCGGTCTCGGAGGTGCATCAGGATCATCGGGGTGATTGGCAGGAAAAGATATTGATTATAGTTCGGTGCAGCGAGGCAATGCAGAGATGCAACGTCGATGTCAAAAAGTTATTGACCGTTGTGCACAGATGAAACAAAATCCCATACTGGCAATCCATGATGTCTGAGCGGGTGGTATAGGAAATGCTTTTGTCGAACTCTGAGAAATGGGAAAACAAGGTGCACAATTTTGGCTCGATAAAGCTCCACTTGGCGATCCATCCCTCTCAGCTCGAGAGATCTGGTCCAACGAAGCCCAAGAGCGATATGTGCTCGCCGTATCACCTGAGAGTTATGATGAATTTATAGCAATATGTGCATCCGAATGAGTACCCTGTGCATGGATGGGTATCATTACTGAGGGGGAAGAATTTCACGTTACTTATTTTGATGATGATATAATCCGGATGAAATTTAATGAATTTTTCTATAAAGAAAGTCCAATTATCGAAGTAGAAAGTCATAAAGAGAGATATCTGGTACCCCTGAATATCACAATGAAAATAGATGATGCGATAAAAGCAGTATTGAGTCATCCTACTGTCGGGGATAAGAGTTTTCTCATCACTATCTGAGACCAGACGGTAGGAGGTCTTACGACACAAAATCAGATGGCTGGACCATGGCGCGTACCGGTTGCTGATGTAGGTGTTCAAAAAGATGGATTCTGAGAAAAAACAGGAAATGCTATGGTATCTGCTGAGGCACTTTCACTTGCTCCTATCAGCCCCGCTGCTTCTGTACGTATGGCTATCACTGAGGCATTGACAAATCTCCTGGCAGCAGATATATCCGATATAAAAAATGTGATTTTTTCTGGTAACTGGATGGCAAATCTCAAAGATAAGGCAGCATTTATAGATCTCCGTATCGCTGTAGAAGCAGCGAGTGCTTTTTGTCGCGAGCTCGGTATAGCGATACCAACTGGTAAAGATTCGTTTAGTATGGAAGCGAAATGGGAAAATACACTCCAAGAACTCAAAGAAAAGGTCCGAGTATGAGCACCTGTTGTAGGACTTTTCACAGCATTTGCTCCAGTGGCAGATGCCAAAAAAACACTGACACCCTATTTGCAACCGCGAGAAAATACAGAACTCTTATATATTGATCTTGCACGATGAAAGCAGAGGATGGGTGGATCTATCCTCGCACAAGTCCATCATCAGATAGGAGATGAATGTCCTGATATCGATGCAGAAAGTATCAAAAATCTCTCTCGAGCGATTATACAACTGAAGAGAGAAGGAAAAATTCTTGCGTATCACGATAGATCAGCAGGAGGTCTGATGGCTACTCTTTCTGAGATGGCATTTGCTTCTCATGCAGGACTCGATATTGACCTTTCTGGCATTTGTGAAAATACCGAGGAAACACATCTTCTCAAAGCCCTCTTTAACCAAGAGGCGGGTATCGTCATCCAGATCTCGCAGGAAGACAAAAAAAGAGTTATGGATGTATTGGGTGAATTTGATTTAGCACATGATACTCATGTTATTGCTCGACCACAGTTTACGGATAATCCAGATATTTCGGTGTATCATGGCAACCATGAAGTGTTCACTGATAAAACCGCAGAACTTCATAGGGTGTGGAGTACTATCAGTGATAAAATCCGTATGCAGCGAGAAAATCCAGAGACCGTCCAATCAGAGTCCCACATAACTCACGATTATTCACGAAAGGCGATTGAGTATAAGAGAACTTTTGATGTCTCGCAGCATCCCGCTCATTCCATTATTTCTGAGTATCATGCTACATGAAAACAAAAACCAAAAGTTGCGATTCTTCGTGCTCCTGGAACCAATGGCGACCAAGAAATGGCCAATAAATTCACGATGGCGGGGTTTGATGCCTATGATGTCAATATGAATGATCTGAAGTCTGAGCGATTTAAATTAAGTGATTTTCAGTGTCTGGCTGCTTGTGGGGGATTTTCTTATGGGGATACGTTGGGTGCTGGAACGGGGTGGGCACAATCTATTCTCTGTGACGAATATCTGCGCAAGGAATTTAGTGACTTTTTCAATAGACCAGACACTGCTTCACTTGGCGTCTGTAACTGAAATCAGATGATGTCTCAGATTAAAGAGCTGATCCCTGGAGCAGCACATTTCCCATCATTTCAACGGAACACTTCCCAAGTTTTTGAATCACGATCAGTCGATGTTATTGTATCAAAAAGCAATGCCGTTGTATTCCGAGGTATGGAGGGGAGTGTCCTCCCTATCGTTGTCTCTCATGGAGAATGACGAGCAGAAGGTGAACACGTAGAGACAGGCATTATGCAGTTCGTGGATACTTCAGGTACGCCGACTGACACCTATCCGTATAATCCAAATGGAACTTCAGGTGGTCACACGGCCTATGTGAACGCTGGTGGCAACCATGTCATTATGATGCCTCATCCTGAGAGAGTCGATGATTTTGATCAGATATTTTACAACTTACGTGCCTACGCTGAGGAGCACAACCATAGTACATAA
- a CDS encoding AIR carboxylase family protein, with protein MRAGDNSIPVVAVVTGSDSDFEKLRSCTDAIEATGIGVLRRIISAHRRPDALADFARNLPDILLPENIQNSIGDSKLKVLVAIFAAGCSAHIAGAAAAQTQMPVIALPVASSACGTLDAFLAMINMPPGIPNGFAPSNEVAAAMASKLCQLKLEAGYNGVAVSESCIGFIDTALCEKLGLVIDHDSPIVLDIQNIDQPTRFTNIPTEKIRIIIPVMGQQLTYENIACLKNVDQEALYMRLQLAGGKVETSNAMIFAAQILAQHNPEISERLQQYRAGLGQALKEKDETLMVSEIMRIVSTS; from the coding sequence ATGAGAGCTTGAGACAATAGTATTCCTGTCGTTGCCGTCGTGACCTGAAGTGATTCAGATTTTGAGAAGCTACGATCGTGTACTGATGCTATCGAAGCAACGGGAATAGGAGTATTGAGGCGCATCATATCTGCTCATAGAAGACCTGATGCACTCGCAGATTTTGCCAGAAATCTTCCAGATATTCTCTTGCCAGAAAATATACAAAACAGTATCGGTGATTCGAAACTCAAGGTTCTTGTGGCGATTTTTGCTGCAGGATGCTCAGCACATATCGCTGGTGCAGCTGCTGCTCAGACGCAGATGCCCGTCATTGCCCTCCCTGTAGCATCATCAGCATGTGGCACGCTCGATGCATTTTTGGCGATGATCAATATGCCTCCTGGAATTCCAAATTGATTTGCTCCAAGCAATGAGGTAGCGGCAGCGATGGCGTCCAAGCTTTGTCAGCTAAAACTCGAGGCAGGATATAATGGTGTGGCTGTATCCGAATCCTGTATTGGTTTTATTGATACTGCCTTATGTGAGAAACTTGGTCTCGTCATTGATCACGATAGCCCGATAGTACTCGATATCCAAAATATCGATCAACCAACTCGTTTCACAAATATTCCCACAGAGAAAATACGTATTATTATTCCTGTTATGTGACAACAGCTCACGTATGAAAATATAGCATGTTTAAAAAATGTCGATCAAGAAGCTCTCTATATGAGATTACAGCTTGCTGGAGGGAAAGTGGAAACTAGCAATGCCATGATTTTTGCGGCGCAGATTTTGGCTCAACATAATCCAGAAATATCGGAGAGACTACAGCAGTATAGGGCATGATTATGACAGGCACTCAAGGAAAAAGACGAGACACTTATGGTATCTGAGATTATGAGAATTGTCAGTACATCCTAA
- a CDS encoding phosphoribosylaminoimidazolesuccinocarboxamide synthase has translation MTYSILGPDGRPFDGTLDGAQQVNFGKTKKVYRLPNGDFGIEHKDIITAFDNPDFTGHAPGKGTASAYSTALLYKRLEKKGVKTAHRGILNANTTLEEGLDMLPFEIIWRRYNVEGNSWEKRHPGEVEIGAQYEAIKYEACLKWSVKDTDGKKIDDPFLILDENFKPLLRADGMPRLMHPKEVNKELDYTSVIHPNKGGEIRVEEVSAGIQQFSQYAGEIRQMLETVQETTFDTYAQIGRLNADGKIEVGRNTQGELVLGDELELDALRNMSLKKIRIHGQEYEYEEDLLGQNLNEVITEGAVHVGCIVLAEHSGKQRYRDQVKVWKDTPMSSARQDANDSAAQNVTKTVYIPVAQALSDRFGREVGYTFQTT, from the coding sequence ATGACATACAGCATACTCTGACCTGATGGTCGACCGTTTGATGGCACACTTGATGGTGCACAACAGGTAAATTTTTGAAAAACCAAAAAAGTTTATAGGTTACCTAATGGTGATTTCGGAATAGAACATAAAGATATTATTACTGCTTTTGATAATCCTGATTTTACCGGTCATGCACCTGGAAAATGAACCGCAAGTGCCTATTCCACCGCATTGCTCTATAAACGATTGGAAAAAAAATGAGTGAAGACTGCACACCGTGGAATTCTCAATGCCAATACGACTCTCGAAGAAGGGCTCGACATGCTCCCGTTTGAAATTATCTGGAGACGCTACAATGTCGAGGGGAATAGTTGGGAAAAGAGACACCCGGGTGAGGTCGAAATAGGTGCACAATATGAAGCTATCAAATATGAGGCATGTTTGAAATGGTCCGTGAAAGATACAGATGGTAAAAAAATTGATGATCCATTTTTGATCTTAGATGAAAATTTCAAACCCCTTCTTCGTGCTGATGGTATGCCTCGGCTGATGCATCCAAAAGAAGTAAACAAAGAGTTAGACTATACCTCTGTTATTCATCCCAATAAATGAGGAGAGATTCGTGTAGAAGAAGTCTCTGCAGGTATTCAACAATTTTCACAGTATGCTGGGGAGATCCGTCAGATGCTAGAAACGGTTCAAGAGACAACATTTGATACCTATGCGCAGATTGGCCGTCTCAATGCTGATGGTAAAATCGAAGTAGGTCGTAATACACAATGAGAGCTCGTTCTCGGTGACGAGCTCGAACTCGATGCTCTCCGAAATATGTCACTCAAGAAGATACGAATACATGGCCAAGAATATGAATATGAAGAAGATTTACTCGGACAAAATCTGAATGAGGTCATCACAGAATGAGCAGTTCATGTGGGCTGTATTGTCCTGGCGGAGCACTCAGGGAAACAAAGATATAGAGATCAGGTAAAAGTATGGAAAGATACTCCAATGTCATCCGCAAGGCAAGATGCAAATGATTCCGCAGCACAAAATGTTACAAAAACAGTCTATATCCCTGTAGCACAGGCCTTGTCAGACAGATTTGGTAGGGAAGTGTGATATACTTTTCAGACAACCTAA
- the purD gene encoding phosphoribosylamine--glycine ligase, producing MMPIDEPKSLLNILVIGIGGREHALLRKLKDETGIGNIHTVPVKPDIPPSPGILGEGAKIIDANPQEAPLDIRDATALIAYIRAHNIQLVVIGPEDPLCNGTADVLRASGIAVFGPDKDAARLEGDKSFADAFNKKHAIPAPQSETFGDQAVALQYLENTNQYPIVIKYPGLAGGKGVTIAKNEQEAKEAIGKCFDGKTYNKEGAVIVQEYLRGIEMSVFFFVDTHSGTIQYFSSAQDHKTRFEIDFHGINPMTGGMGTVSPSPFEKHPEVMEKVHAIGEKFLAGLLSDGIKYQGAVFMGLMVTSDGSKMLEYNVRFGDPETQAMLARMQSPLGDAMMATAEGLGRLRDVQFRFYGKAINLVLADPGYPGKTETSGYTIQGLKNLDPELGVIHSGTRWAVGEQEILTNGGRVLGLVLRGDDDTTFAGLNARVLKEATKITFGNEKPGYRTDIGLGKDGV from the coding sequence ATGATGCCAATCGATGAACCAAAATCTCTTCTCAATATCCTCGTAATCGGTATAGGGTGAAGAGAGCATGCTCTACTACGAAAACTAAAAGATGAAACAGGAATAGGCAATATTCATACCGTTCCAGTAAAACCGGATATACCACCAAGTCCAGGAATACTCGGTGAGTGAGCAAAAATAATTGATGCAAATCCACAAGAGGCCCCTCTGGATATCCGCGATGCCACTGCTCTGATAGCGTATATTCGAGCTCACAATATTCAGCTTGTCGTTATTGGGCCAGAAGACCCACTTTGCAATGGTACTGCCGATGTCTTACGGGCTTCAGGGATAGCAGTGTTTTGACCAGATAAAGACGCTGCAAGACTGGAGTGAGATAAATCCTTTGCTGATGCTTTCAATAAAAAACATGCTATTCCAGCACCACAAAGTGAGACGTTTTGAGATCAGGCAGTAGCTCTTCAATATCTGGAGAATACCAACCAATATCCAATCGTGATCAAATATCCAGGACTTGCAGGGGGTAAAGGTGTCACAATTGCAAAAAATGAACAAGAAGCCAAAGAAGCTATATGAAAATGTTTTGATGGGAAAACGTACAATAAAGAAGGTGCAGTGATCGTCCAGGAATACTTACGATGAATAGAAATGTCTGTATTCTTTTTTGTCGACACACACTCTGGTACTATCCAGTATTTCTCTTCTGCGCAGGATCATAAGACACGATTTGAGATCGATTTTCATGGGATCAATCCGATGACATGAGGTATGGGGACTGTCTCGCCTTCACCATTTGAAAAACATCCAGAAGTGATGGAAAAAGTACATGCCATCTGAGAAAAATTTCTTGCTGGACTTCTCTCAGACGGAATCAAATATCAATGAGCCGTATTTATGGGGCTTATGGTCACATCAGATGGATCGAAGATGCTCGAGTATAATGTGCGGTTTGGTGACCCAGAAACCCAAGCTATGCTCGCCCGTATGCAATCTCCTCTTGGGGATGCGATGATGGCAACAGCAGAGGGCTTAGGCAGATTACGAGATGTACAATTTCGATTCTACGGTAAAGCGATAAACCTCGTTCTCGCAGACCCGGGATATCCTGGTAAAACAGAGACATCATGATATACCATTCAATGACTTAAAAATCTCGATCCAGAATTAGGAGTTATCCATTCTGGTACCCGATGGGCCGTGGGAGAACAAGAGATTCTTACCAATGGCGGACGAGTGTTGTGATTGGTACTGAGATGAGATGACGATACCACCTTTGCCGGGCTGAATGCTCGTGTCTTGAAAGAAGCTACCAAAATAACTTTTGGTAATGAAAAGCCAGGATATCGTACTGATATCGGTCTTGGAAAAGACGGAGTATAG
- a CDS encoding peptide chain release factor-like protein translates to MRFQKIPYYLRKSIDEIVQDARQNITIHYVTSQGHGGQNVNKVATCCQITDHNDYAKYFFEPIKFEIPEAKVIKCMDQRSAHQNGVIAIKRWEKAIKEFLEKPAKKKVITNWDIDLEENNKEKDEQKSWEKVFHHPTPENNFEILVKKTKSSR, encoded by the coding sequence ATGAGATTTCAAAAAATACCCTACTATCTCCGCAAAAGTATCGATGAGATAGTGCAAGACGCTCGTCAAAATATCACGATTCACTACGTCACAAGCCAAGGACATGGAGGACAAAATGTGAACAAAGTTGCAACCTGTTGTCAGATTACTGACCATAATGATTATGCGAAGTACTTCTTCGAACCTATCAAATTTGAAATCCCGGAAGCAAAGGTAATCAAATGTATGGACCAACGTTCTGCTCATCAAAATGGTGTTATAGCCATCAAGCGATGGGAAAAGGCCATCAAAGAATTCCTCGAGAAACCAGCTAAGAAAAAAGTTATCACAAACTGGGATATTGATCTAGAAGAAAATAACAAGGAAAAGGACGAACAAAAATCATGGGAAAAAGTGTTTCATCACCCTACCCCAGAAAATAATTTTGAGATACTGGTAAAAAAAACAAAGTCTTCAAGATAG
- a CDS encoding DHH family phosphoesterase has product MYHIIGPKNPDTDSICSALVAAEYFRLIGQDATPYYQGELSDKTVSTFHELGIEPPECITSLPAGSEIVLVDHNDFTRAIDGIENMKLRGIIDHHACNNLTTSGPIQLRFEPLCSTCSILFLMFAEQELEMSDPIAQLILAGIMSESRDLTAPTTTDEDREIVEYLVEDLGGEAAS; this is encoded by the coding sequence ATGTACCATATTATTTGACCCAAAAATCCTGATACGGATTCCATCTGCTCTGCTCTTGTGGCTGCTGAATATTTTCGGCTTATCGGGCAGGATGCGACACCATACTATCAGGGCGAGCTCTCTGATAAAACCGTAAGTACATTTCATGAGCTCGGGATAGAGCCACCAGAATGTATCACCTCTCTTCCTGCAGGATCAGAAATAGTGCTGGTCGATCATAATGATTTTACGCGGGCTATTGATGGTATTGAAAATATGAAATTGAGAGGCATCATCGATCATCATGCTTGTAATAATCTTACAACCTCTGGACCAATACAACTTCGGTTTGAACCTCTCTGTTCCACTTGTTCGATACTCTTCCTGATGTTTGCGGAGCAAGAGCTCGAGATGTCTGATCCTATAGCACAGCTGATTCTCGCTGGAATCATGTCTGAGAGTCGAGATCTGACCGCTCCTACGACGACGGATGAAGATCGCGAAATTGTAGAATATTTGGTAGAGGATCTCGGAGGTGAGGCGGCTTCATAA